One genomic segment of Mobula hypostoma chromosome 2, sMobHyp1.1, whole genome shotgun sequence includes these proteins:
- the LOC134342964 gene encoding uncharacterized protein LOC134342964, producing the protein MPVQGAEVGTGEKVSYTDSGGYTRCQCKVQRWVQGRKFHTQTVVGIQDASARCRGGYRGESFIHRQWWVYKMPVQGAEVGTGEKVSYTDSGGYTRCQCKVQRWVQGRKFHTQTVVGIQDASARCRGGYRGESFIHRQWWVYKMPVQGAEVGTGEKVSYTDSGGYTRCQCKVQRWVQGRKFHTQTVVGIQDASARCRGGYRGESFIHRQWWVYKMPVQGAEVGTGEKVSYTDSGGYTRCQCKVQRWVQGRKFHTQTVVGIQDASARCRGGYRGESFIHRQWWVYKMPVQGAEVGTGEKVSYTDSGGYTRCQCKV; encoded by the coding sequence ATGCCAGTGCAAGGTGCAGAGGTGGGTACAGGGGAGAAAGTTTcatacacagacagtggtgggtataCAAGATGCCAGTGCAAGGTGCAGAGGTGGGTACAGGGGAGAAAGTTTcatacacagacagtggtgggtataCAAGATGCCAGTGCAAGGTGCAGAGGTGGGTACAGGGGAGAAAGTTTcatacacagacagtggtgggtataCAAGATGCCAGTGCAAGGTGCAGAGGTGGGTACAGGGGAGAAAGTTTcatacacagacagtggtgggtataCAAGATGCCAGTGCAAGGTGCAGAGGTGGGTACAGGGGAGAAAGTTTcatacacagacagtggtgggtataCAAGATGCCAGTGCAAGGTGCAGAGGTGGGTACAGGGGAGAAAGTTTcatacacagacagtggtgggtataCAAGATGCCAGTGCAAGGTGCAGAGGTGGGTACAGGGGAGAAAGTTTcatacacagacagtggtgggtataCAAGATGCCAGTGCAAGGTGCAGAGGTGGGTACAGGGGAGAAAGTTTcatacacagacagtggtgggtataCAAGATGCCAGTGCAAGGTGCAGAGGTGGGTACAGGGGAGAAAGTTTcatacacagacagtggtgggtataCAAGATGCCAGTGCAAGGTGCAGAGGTGGGTACAGGGGAGAAAGTTTcatacacagacagtggtgggtataCAAGATGCCAGTGCAAGGTGCAGAGGTGGGTACAGGGGAGAAAGTTTcatacacagacagtggtgggtataCAAGATGCCAGTGCAAGGTGCAGAGGTGGGTACAGGGGAGAAAGTTTcatacacagacagtggtgggtataCAAGATGCCAGTGCAAGGTGCAGAGGTGGGTACAGGGGAGAAAGTTTcatacacagacagtggtgggtataCAAGATGCCAGTGCAAGGTGTAG